A region of uncultured Anaeromusa sp. DNA encodes the following proteins:
- a CDS encoding response regulator, translating to MTEKIRVLLVDDNEDTLRNITELLNYHQEITLVGKANTAKEGLEQAAALQPDIVLMDVNMPGMNGIEAAEVMQDQAPNVSVIIMSVQGDQEHLRRAMIAGAKNYLIKPFSSEEVISAIKQVADLERRRRRLLQMPTKGRREGRIITVFSTKGGIGKTLIATNLSVALAEHTNCSTVLVDGYLQFGDAALFLNLMPQATIADLIKDLDQMDEGVIRSYLTPYSSHLSVLAAPHRPEEAESISGAQMAEILTKLKGMFDFVVVDTPPSFADFMLNILDVSDMIIVVSSLDLPTIKNIKMCLEIMDSLGYPREKLLLLLNRANSEGGMTRVEVEDTLKRSFDMVLPSDGVIVLGSVNRGIPLVVGNPDAPIAQAFFQLAQILAYGEVKAPEKKVETGFMARLKRAFQK from the coding sequence ATGACGGAAAAGATAAGGGTGCTGCTGGTTGATGACAACGAAGATACGCTGCGTAACATTACGGAACTATTGAACTACCATCAGGAAATTACGTTGGTTGGCAAAGCGAATACTGCCAAAGAAGGTTTGGAGCAGGCCGCGGCGCTGCAGCCGGATATCGTGCTCATGGACGTGAACATGCCGGGGATGAACGGCATTGAAGCGGCGGAAGTCATGCAAGATCAAGCGCCCAATGTCAGCGTCATTATCATGAGCGTGCAAGGGGATCAGGAACATCTGCGACGAGCGATGATTGCCGGCGCCAAGAACTATCTGATTAAACCGTTTAGCAGTGAGGAAGTCATTTCGGCGATTAAACAAGTAGCGGATCTGGAGCGTCGGCGTCGGCGGCTGCTGCAAATGCCGACTAAAGGCAGGCGAGAAGGGCGAATTATTACCGTTTTCAGCACTAAGGGCGGTATTGGCAAGACCCTTATTGCCACGAACCTTTCCGTTGCCCTGGCAGAGCATACGAACTGCTCTACGGTGCTGGTAGATGGTTATTTGCAATTTGGCGACGCGGCGTTGTTTTTAAACTTGATGCCCCAGGCGACCATTGCGGATTTGATTAAAGATTTGGATCAAATGGACGAAGGCGTAATCCGGAGCTATCTTACTCCTTATAGCTCCCACTTGAGCGTTTTGGCGGCGCCGCATCGGCCGGAAGAGGCGGAAAGCATTTCCGGGGCGCAGATGGCGGAGATTTTGACCAAGCTAAAAGGCATGTTTGATTTTGTGGTGGTGGACACGCCGCCAAGCTTTGCGGATTTCATGCTGAACATCCTGGATGTGTCCGACATGATTATCGTGGTGTCTTCGCTGGATTTGCCGACGATCAAGAACATCAAAATGTGTTTGGAAATTATGGATTCTCTTGGTTATCCAAGAGAAAAGCTGCTGCTGTTGTTGAATCGAGCCAATTCCGAAGGCGGTATGACAAGAGTCGAAGTCGAGGATACCTTGAAACGAAGCTTTGATATGGTGCTGCCCAGCGACGGTGTAATTGTCTTGGGTTCTGTAAATCGGGGGATTCCGCTTGTAGTGGGGAATCCGGATGCGCCCATTGCACAGGCGTTCTTTCAGTTGGCGCAGATTCTGGCGTATGGAGAAGTGAAGGCCCCAGAGAAGAAGGTGGAAACTGGGTTCATGGCGCGCTTAAAACGAGCGTTTCAGAAATAG
- a CDS encoding pilus assembly protein TadG-related protein, producing the protein MRYGWKVLQVLREPRGATMVLVAGAIFVLLGIAALALDAGFLYWNKAQVQTAADAAALAGAQELRHSIADAESEARAYAALNGKAGDVVTPDTTVANQITVTVRRMVDLYFANLFGIPQWPVEATATAGIQPATGVAGIVPFGIVLNDALTYGTRITVKYGSGGGYQGNFQALALGGTGASNYLDNIKQGYGGVVHIGDWIQTETGNMAGPTNSGVSYRVSEDPGASYTNVQEGSARIIIVPMLTSFVVSGRTDVQVAGFAAFFLEGVGKHGNENYVIGSFLKYVTPGEGGSNPDWGVYTTKLIR; encoded by the coding sequence ATGCGGTATGGCTGGAAGGTGTTACAGGTATTGCGGGAGCCGCGAGGCGCAACAATGGTGCTGGTAGCGGGAGCGATTTTTGTATTGCTGGGGATTGCCGCATTGGCTCTTGATGCGGGCTTTCTCTATTGGAATAAAGCGCAAGTGCAGACGGCGGCCGATGCAGCCGCTCTAGCGGGAGCCCAGGAGCTGCGGCACAGTATCGCTGACGCTGAAAGCGAAGCCAGAGCGTACGCGGCGCTGAACGGCAAAGCGGGTGACGTGGTGACGCCGGATACCACGGTAGCTAACCAGATTACGGTGACAGTCCGGCGGATGGTAGATTTATATTTTGCCAACCTTTTTGGCATTCCCCAGTGGCCGGTCGAGGCTACGGCGACCGCAGGGATACAGCCAGCGACAGGGGTAGCCGGGATTGTTCCCTTCGGCATTGTTTTGAATGACGCTCTTACCTACGGTACTAGGATTACCGTAAAGTACGGCAGCGGCGGAGGTTACCAGGGGAATTTCCAGGCCTTAGCGTTGGGCGGAACCGGCGCCTCCAACTATCTGGATAATATTAAGCAGGGCTATGGCGGCGTAGTTCATATTGGCGATTGGATTCAGACCGAGACTGGCAACATGGCGGGTCCCACTAACAGTGGCGTTTCTTATCGCGTAAGTGAAGATCCGGGGGCATCGTATACAAATGTGCAGGAAGGCTCGGCGCGCATTATCATCGTGCCGATGCTGACGAGCTTTGTGGTTAGCGGCCGCACAGATGTGCAGGTTGCCGGCTTTGCCGCCTTTTTTTTAGAAGGAGTCGGCAAGCATGGCAATGAAAATTATGTTATAGGCTCTTTCTTGAAGTATGTTACGCCAGGAGAGGGCGGTAGTAATCCGGACTGGGGCGTATATACGACCAAGCTAATCCGCTAA
- a CDS encoding pilus assembly protein N-terminal domain-containing protein has product MKRWIYILTVLMVLSLASAASAASLSVGLNQSKVIEMSGLTRVAIANPEIADVMVVSGYEFLLVGKGTGKTTLQVWADNGLSTYDVEVSSNDPGAALELQALVGADGIRVNKINKTIVLEGKVNSQYQKQRAEKVAGAYAEKVVNLLEIAHPVQVKLETMILEIDRNKVSDLGVTWGNLSGGIVTPGSFQLGQSQTNSYASRRVFGNLGTYQNINAQVSALVQRGEAKILSRPNVITLSGDKANIMVGGQIPIPVSNQNGQISVEWKEYGIKLDIEPQVNSDGLIQSRIKSEVSSMEWNSTHRIKIGTDLDIPPLKMNKAETVLALSSGQTMALGGLINREVTKDVTKIPFLGDLPILGSLFRSTSFNSGETELVILVTPTLVNPEEYQPTTTTEMKELLKEDPWGGKKNDGKDKGAAG; this is encoded by the coding sequence ATGAAACGATGGATTTATATTTTGACAGTGCTGATGGTTTTGTCTCTGGCGTCTGCGGCGTCGGCTGCCTCCTTATCGGTGGGACTGAACCAATCGAAAGTCATAGAGATGTCCGGCCTTACGCGTGTGGCCATTGCCAATCCGGAGATAGCCGACGTGATGGTGGTTTCCGGCTATGAGTTCTTGCTAGTGGGCAAGGGCACAGGGAAAACGACTCTGCAGGTATGGGCGGATAATGGTCTTAGCACCTATGATGTCGAGGTTTCCTCCAATGATCCCGGGGCAGCGTTGGAATTGCAAGCGTTGGTAGGAGCGGATGGCATTCGCGTCAACAAAATTAATAAAACCATTGTCTTGGAAGGCAAAGTTAATAGTCAATATCAAAAACAGCGGGCGGAAAAAGTAGCCGGGGCGTACGCGGAAAAAGTGGTCAATTTATTAGAAATTGCTCATCCGGTACAGGTGAAGCTGGAAACCATGATTCTTGAAATCGATCGCAATAAGGTTAGTGATTTAGGCGTCACCTGGGGCAATCTCAGTGGCGGCATTGTAACGCCAGGCAGCTTTCAATTAGGGCAAAGTCAGACCAACAGCTATGCCTCTAGGAGAGTGTTTGGTAATTTGGGGACCTATCAAAATATTAATGCTCAGGTGTCTGCACTGGTGCAACGAGGCGAAGCTAAAATTCTTTCACGCCCGAATGTGATTACCCTGAGTGGTGACAAAGCGAACATTATGGTAGGCGGTCAGATTCCTATTCCAGTGAGCAATCAAAACGGGCAAATTTCTGTTGAGTGGAAGGAGTATGGGATTAAACTAGATATTGAGCCCCAAGTTAATTCAGATGGCTTGATTCAAAGCCGCATCAAGTCGGAAGTAAGCTCCATGGAGTGGAACAGTACTCATCGTATTAAAATTGGTACAGATCTGGATATTCCTCCGCTTAAGATGAACAAGGCGGAGACCGTGTTGGCTCTTTCTTCGGGGCAGACTATGGCTTTGGGCGGCTTAATTAACCGTGAAGTTACTAAAGATGTTACAAAAATCCCGTTCTTGGGCGATTTGCCTATTCTTGGTAGTCTGTTTCGGAGCACATCTTTTAATAGCGGCGAAACGGAACTGGTAATTTTGGTTACGCCAACCCTGGTGAATCCTGAGGAATATCAGCCGACGACGACCACGGAGATGAAGGAGTTGTTGAAGGAAGATCCATGGGGAGGGAAGAAAAATGACGGAAAAGATAAGGGTGCTGCTGGTTGA
- a CDS encoding HD domain-containing phosphohydrolase produces the protein MQNKKGLLQNWQFLKRFLLLCSACLLTIVWVGTLSLLYFDYRTVVEEAKHDCERMGMALEEHVRRVLNTNEFYLNHMKDEYEQTYNRTPALERLFRQIRLDPILEAGIVDNNGDFVLNTLGESQGINIADVPHFLYHAKNGRDELYIGKPYKGKTSQRLSLHLTKRLSYPNGQFAGVAIIAMKPEYFSSFYQEMNFSRNYTIRFIGLDGVVRASSRESELGSSLSLEAILQQLEEKGVVITKGHGDFLAIQPTEQLVESYRKMQDYPLVIQVGTSQDVLNSYYQHRTLYLLAASTLSICIVLASIFMLFSFRKQHKEEMWLRTFIAHTPIVFYALDSQGKFTLAEGEGLQNGGAHGICREVGASAFAVYKDYPEIVSQVQRALLGETVVGEFLVQDRWWNHQLIPLKDEDGSTWAVVGAALDITERVQVKQKLQENYEQLSATHEELIATEEELREQYQKTAQANQDLASHNALLKALSEVSSQMLAQKDVDRLLAIIISWATMSTGSVHGSVGLLDETKQVIVGLGGVGLFAQKEHLGINLSLTSGIIGEVLRTKEACIVHNYKEWPKRNMHPSLAEVCCFAMVPMKKEERILGVIGVAFTDEKHVFGEKEMNTLIPFAELAAIAVDNAQTMKALAISQKQAVDIFEAAGDGLIVFDGESGAILKVNQRVEELFQCSQKELQESGLAALVQGVKQEQTMEVIQTVIAEGAYPIYERETHNRNGKRVILEVSATAVKFDHKPCCLASLRDITARREAEENAEYLRQRDSMTDVYNRSFFETDLGKMKTENKRNVGILICDVDGLKLINDTLGHTQGDLLLKRVASLLEQELAFPDYVARVGGDEFVVVCFDTSQNSMDELEKTYQKCLQVYNETYLQLPVSLSMGWEIAEDSSEVEQALKLADSYMYRQKIHQSHSVRHSIVQTLMKALEERDHITEGHADRLSVMLEDMGCRLGLPSSSVADLRLFAKFHDMGKVGIPDSILKKPGKLTPDEMKIMQQHCEIGFRIAKASIDLEPISDWILKHHENWDGSGYPLGLAGETIPLQCRILSIVDAYDAMTSDRPYRKAMTKEEAIKELLRCRGSQFEPELVDSFLALLVTNDINS, from the coding sequence TTGCAGAACAAAAAAGGGCTTTTGCAAAATTGGCAATTTCTGAAACGCTTTCTCTTGCTATGCTCCGCCTGCTTGCTCACCATTGTCTGGGTGGGTACGTTGAGTTTGCTTTATTTTGACTATCGAACAGTGGTTGAAGAAGCCAAGCATGATTGTGAGCGAATGGGAATGGCTCTTGAAGAGCATGTTCGGCGTGTGTTGAATACAAATGAATTTTATTTAAATCATATGAAAGACGAATATGAGCAAACTTATAACCGGACTCCTGCTCTAGAGAGACTTTTTCGGCAAATTCGTTTGGATCCTATATTGGAGGCCGGTATAGTAGATAATAACGGGGATTTTGTTTTGAATACTCTTGGTGAAAGCCAGGGAATTAATATAGCGGATGTTCCTCACTTTTTGTATCATGCTAAAAATGGTCGTGACGAGTTGTATATTGGAAAGCCCTATAAAGGAAAAACCTCACAACGGCTTAGCCTTCATTTGACGAAGCGCTTATCCTACCCCAATGGACAATTCGCTGGTGTGGCCATTATTGCAATGAAACCAGAATATTTTTCCTCTTTTTATCAGGAAATGAATTTTTCAAGAAATTACACGATTCGGTTTATCGGACTAGATGGTGTTGTGCGGGCTAGTAGTCGCGAAAGTGAACTGGGTAGCAGCCTAAGTTTGGAAGCGATTCTCCAACAATTGGAAGAAAAAGGAGTGGTCATAACTAAAGGCCATGGAGATTTTCTTGCAATACAACCTACAGAGCAACTGGTCGAAAGCTATAGAAAGATGCAAGACTATCCTCTTGTTATTCAAGTTGGGACTTCGCAAGATGTCTTGAATTCATATTACCAGCATAGAACTTTATATTTGCTGGCGGCGTCTACGCTTAGCATTTGCATTGTGTTAGCATCGATCTTTATGTTGTTTAGTTTTCGTAAACAACATAAAGAAGAAATGTGGCTGCGGACATTTATAGCGCATACGCCGATTGTGTTTTATGCATTAGATAGTCAAGGAAAATTCACTCTTGCGGAGGGAGAAGGCTTGCAAAACGGCGGCGCGCATGGAATTTGCCGTGAAGTAGGCGCATCGGCTTTTGCTGTGTATAAAGATTACCCAGAGATTGTGAGCCAAGTGCAGCGCGCTTTGCTTGGGGAAACGGTGGTTGGAGAATTTTTAGTTCAAGATCGGTGGTGGAATCACCAGTTAATTCCTTTGAAAGATGAAGACGGTTCAACATGGGCGGTTGTAGGTGCTGCTCTTGATATCACGGAGCGAGTACAAGTAAAACAAAAGCTGCAGGAAAATTACGAGCAGTTAAGCGCTACCCATGAAGAGTTGATTGCAACGGAGGAAGAACTGCGGGAACAGTATCAAAAAACGGCGCAGGCTAATCAAGATCTTGCTTCGCATAATGCATTACTGAAGGCGTTAAGTGAAGTATCCTCGCAAATGTTGGCGCAAAAAGATGTGGATAGGTTGCTTGCGATTATCATTTCTTGGGCTACAATGAGCACTGGTTCTGTGCATGGATCCGTAGGGCTGCTGGACGAGACAAAGCAGGTTATCGTAGGACTAGGCGGAGTCGGCTTATTTGCTCAAAAAGAGCATCTTGGAATTAATCTTTCTTTAACGTCTGGGATTATTGGCGAAGTACTTCGTACTAAGGAAGCTTGTATCGTTCATAATTATAAAGAGTGGCCCAAGAGAAATATGCATCCTTCGCTGGCGGAAGTTTGTTGTTTTGCTATGGTGCCAATGAAGAAGGAAGAACGTATCCTTGGCGTCATTGGCGTTGCCTTTACCGATGAGAAGCATGTTTTTGGGGAAAAAGAAATGAATACACTGATTCCCTTTGCGGAGTTGGCGGCCATTGCCGTTGACAATGCGCAAACAATGAAAGCGCTAGCAATCAGCCAAAAGCAAGCGGTAGATATTTTTGAAGCGGCTGGGGATGGCTTAATCGTCTTTGACGGTGAAAGCGGAGCCATACTAAAGGTAAATCAAAGAGTCGAAGAACTCTTTCAGTGTTCACAAAAAGAATTACAGGAAAGCGGTTTGGCGGCGCTGGTGCAAGGGGTAAAGCAAGAGCAAACTATGGAAGTGATTCAGACCGTCATTGCCGAGGGAGCCTATCCAATTTATGAAAGAGAGACGCACAATCGAAATGGTAAGCGGGTAATTCTAGAAGTTAGCGCGACGGCTGTGAAATTTGATCATAAGCCATGTTGTTTGGCATCGCTTCGAGATATTACCGCGAGACGTGAAGCCGAAGAGAATGCAGAATATCTGAGGCAGCGAGATAGTATGACCGATGTGTATAATCGCTCTTTTTTTGAAACAGACCTCGGAAAAATGAAAACGGAAAACAAACGGAATGTCGGTATTTTAATTTGTGATGTAGATGGCCTCAAACTAATTAATGACACTTTGGGGCATACACAAGGAGATTTACTTTTAAAAAGAGTGGCTAGCTTGTTAGAACAAGAGCTGGCATTTCCTGATTATGTTGCCAGAGTAGGCGGAGATGAGTTTGTAGTGGTTTGTTTTGATACTTCGCAAAATAGCATGGATGAACTAGAAAAGACCTATCAAAAATGCTTGCAAGTTTACAATGAAACGTACTTGCAACTTCCGGTAAGCTTGTCGATGGGATGGGAAATTGCGGAAGATAGTTCTGAGGTAGAACAAGCTTTAAAACTGGCAGATTCCTATATGTACCGGCAAAAAATCCACCAAAGTCATAGCGTGAGGCATTCGATAGTCCAAACACTGATGAAGGCGTTAGAGGAGCGGGATCATATTACCGAAGGCCATGCGGATCGATTGAGCGTTATGTTGGAGGACATGGGATGCCGCCTTGGCTTACCAAGTAGTTCTGTTGCAGATTTGCGTTTGTTTGCCAAATTTCATGATATGGGCAAGGTAGGTATCCCAGACAGCATTTTGAAAAAACCAGGAAAGCTGACGCCGGATGAAATGAAGATTATGCAGCAACACTGTGAAATCGGTTTTCGTATTGCAAAAGCTTCCATTGATCTAGAGCCGATTTCAGATTGGATTTTAAAGCATCATGAAAATTGGGATGGCTCAGGGTATCCCTTGGGGTTAGCAGGCGAAACGATTCCGTTGCAGTGCCGGATATTGAGCATTGTGGATGCCTATGACGCTATGACCAGCGACCGGCCTTATCGAAAAGCTATGACTAAAGAGGAAGCTATTAAAGAATTGCTTCGTTGCCGCGGTTCTCAGTTTGAACCGGAACTTGTTGATTCTTTTTTGGCATTGCTAGTAACTAACGACATTAATAGTTAA
- a CDS encoding M23 family metallopeptidase — translation MKRLIGIMILAGFLTIWQTGICGAYTVTSPFGMRIHPIHGTWQFHNGVDLALDYGTPLGTLWDGQVIYANQWSGYGNCVVVAHANDVYTLYAHLSRIAVNEGVYVGAGTLVGYVGNSGYSTGPHLHLSIWQGSQWIDPLSVIGP, via the coding sequence ATGAAACGTCTGATCGGAATTATGATTTTGGCAGGGTTTTTAACCATTTGGCAAACAGGAATTTGTGGTGCGTATACGGTAACTTCTCCCTTTGGTATGCGCATACACCCGATTCATGGTACTTGGCAGTTTCATAATGGCGTGGATTTGGCTTTGGATTATGGTACGCCGCTTGGAACCTTATGGGATGGACAGGTTATTTATGCGAATCAATGGAGTGGCTATGGAAACTGCGTGGTAGTAGCTCATGCTAATGACGTATATACGCTTTATGCGCACTTAAGCCGGATCGCAGTGAATGAAGGAGTATATGTTGGGGCGGGAACATTAGTAGGGTATGTGGGAAACAGCGGGTACTCAACGGGGCCGCATTTGCATTTGAGCATTTGGCAGGGAAGTCAGTGGATTGATCCTTTGAGTGTAATTGGGCCATAA
- a CDS encoding type II secretion system F family protein — protein sequence MALLIALLIFLTTLLVLWVLRRFLLQERKEISERLDSYVTKRASERAAVPTEDSQASGIRDSFRWLSGLLESTRFANKGLEQRLLQAGLLLRPGEFLLLCLVIAGGSVLLGLVLLGQHPGLIAFAVSGYLLPHFVLQRKVRQRAKAFDAQLGDALVLIANSLRTGYSFMQAIDMVAKEMAPPISIEFARVIREMSLGVPTETAMNALTQRVDSEDLDLVVTAMLIQRQIGGNLAEILDKIAGTIRERVRLRGQIQTLTAQGRLSGLIVGVLPFALGGFIYLVNPGYISSLFTNPVGQKMLAAGFVLQGLGILLIRKIIDIEV from the coding sequence ATGGCTTTACTCATTGCGTTGCTGATCTTTTTGACGACCTTGTTGGTGCTGTGGGTGTTGCGACGGTTTTTGCTGCAGGAGCGCAAGGAAATTAGCGAGCGCTTGGACAGCTATGTGACAAAGCGGGCTAGCGAACGGGCCGCGGTGCCGACAGAGGATAGCCAGGCGTCGGGAATTCGCGATTCCTTCCGCTGGTTGTCTGGCTTGCTGGAGTCGACGCGTTTTGCCAACAAGGGACTGGAACAGCGGCTGCTTCAGGCGGGGCTTTTACTGCGGCCCGGTGAGTTCCTCCTGCTATGTCTGGTTATCGCTGGAGGCAGCGTGCTGCTGGGGCTGGTGCTGCTGGGGCAACACCCGGGTCTAATTGCCTTTGCCGTGAGCGGTTATTTGCTGCCGCATTTTGTGCTGCAGCGCAAAGTTCGCCAGCGGGCCAAAGCGTTTGATGCGCAGCTGGGAGATGCGCTGGTGCTCATTGCTAACTCGCTGCGTACGGGCTATAGCTTTATGCAGGCCATTGACATGGTGGCGAAAGAGATGGCGCCGCCGATCAGCATAGAGTTTGCCCGTGTTATCCGGGAAATGAGTCTGGGTGTCCCGACGGAAACCGCTATGAACGCTTTGACCCAGCGGGTAGATAGTGAGGATTTGGATTTGGTGGTAACTGCCATGCTGATACAGAGGCAGATTGGGGGCAATTTGGCGGAAATTCTGGATAAAATTGCCGGTACCATTCGTGAACGGGTGCGTTTGCGCGGTCAGATTCAGACTCTGACTGCTCAAGGAAGGCTGTCCGGACTGATTGTGGGCGTGCTGCCCTTTGCTTTGGGCGGATTCATCTATTTGGTGAATCCGGGTTATATTTCCAGCCTGTTTACCAATCCGGTGGGGCAGAAAATGCTGGCGGCGGGGTTTGTGTTGCAGGGTTTGGGAATCTTGTTGATTCGCAAGATTATCGATATTGAGGTATGA
- the cpaB gene encoding Flp pilus assembly protein CpaB, whose translation MKVTMTNRKLLLVALAISLVTATLAYQYLKGASALKNEGELQTVVVAKSDIIPKTRLTAEMLKEEKVPGKYAQPGAITSLSSLVGVVAKDSIGAGEQITERRLLLDMKGVGFTGIIPANKRAMALAVNDANSVGGLIKAGDYVDALVTFDSGSVGENASRMLLQKLLVLAVNRETGLDSGSNAASNEGGKVVPKEASKATTVTVAVDPEDASKLFLAQDKGKVALILRPYLPVPEQVITPVSTPRDLVGSYAGTTAKENSPGTPSIFPTASPPVLPPSLAPAGAFGNSGSAGGVMVIRGTKAESVAVN comes from the coding sequence GTGAAAGTGACCATGACCAATCGGAAACTACTGCTTGTGGCGTTGGCAATCAGCTTGGTGACGGCAACTCTGGCTTATCAGTACTTAAAAGGAGCTAGTGCTCTAAAAAACGAAGGGGAACTGCAAACGGTAGTGGTAGCGAAAAGCGACATTATACCCAAGACACGTCTGACTGCGGAAATGCTCAAAGAGGAAAAGGTACCGGGTAAATATGCTCAGCCTGGGGCTATTACTTCCTTATCTTCCTTGGTGGGCGTAGTGGCCAAGGACAGCATTGGAGCGGGGGAGCAGATAACAGAACGCCGGTTGCTGCTGGACATGAAAGGCGTCGGCTTCACCGGGATTATTCCTGCCAACAAACGGGCGATGGCGTTGGCTGTCAATGATGCGAATAGTGTCGGCGGCCTGATTAAAGCGGGAGACTATGTGGATGCTCTGGTTACCTTTGACTCAGGTAGTGTAGGCGAAAATGCCAGCCGGATGCTGCTGCAAAAACTCCTGGTTCTGGCGGTAAATCGAGAGACCGGACTGGATTCGGGCAGCAATGCAGCATCGAACGAAGGCGGCAAAGTGGTACCGAAGGAAGCAAGCAAAGCGACGACGGTGACTGTGGCGGTGGACCCAGAAGACGCCTCCAAGCTTTTCCTGGCCCAGGATAAAGGAAAAGTAGCCTTGATTTTGCGGCCGTATCTGCCTGTGCCGGAGCAAGTGATCACGCCGGTATCGACGCCTAGGGATCTTGTAGGGTCCTATGCGGGGACGACAGCTAAAGAAAACAGCCCCGGTACTCCTTCTATTTTCCCAACGGCTTCGCCACCGGTGCTGCCGCCGTCGTTGGCGCCGGCCGGCGCATTCGGCAACAGCGGAAGCGCAGGCGGCGTGATGGTAATACGTGGTACAAAGGCGGAATCGGTAGCGGTAAATTGA
- a CDS encoding Flp family type IVb pilin has product MLRKLMALLRGHKGQTMVEYALILVLISIAAIVIMGTMGTTIIAVFQQVINALLGV; this is encoded by the coding sequence ATGCTGCGGAAATTGATGGCATTGTTACGGGGACACAAAGGGCAAACCATGGTGGAATACGCTTTGATTCTGGTTCTCATCTCTATCGCAGCCATTGTGATCATGGGAACGATGGGAACTACAATCATCGCTGTTTTTCAACAGGTTATCAACGCTCTGCTTGGAGTATAG
- a CDS encoding TadE family protein produces MRKHGKWRGQQGQALVEMALTVLILLTIFLGTIEFGIILHQHQMVTHAAREGARVAAVSNDDAQVRAVVVHAAAGTDPEELTIVITPAAPRTQGSAVTVSVTVPTHVISGIAQAFNPAAEVQGTATMRVE; encoded by the coding sequence ATGAGAAAACATGGGAAGTGGCGGGGGCAACAGGGGCAAGCCTTGGTGGAAATGGCATTGACAGTGCTGATTCTATTGACCATTTTTTTGGGGACTATTGAATTTGGCATTATCCTGCACCAGCATCAGATGGTGACCCATGCCGCCAGAGAAGGCGCACGGGTGGCGGCGGTAAGCAATGACGATGCCCAGGTGCGGGCGGTGGTTGTCCATGCCGCAGCCGGGACGGATCCTGAGGAACTGACCATAGTGATTACGCCGGCTGCACCTCGGACGCAGGGGTCTGCGGTGACGGTGAGCGTCACCGTGCCGACTCATGTCATCAGCGGGATTGCTCAAGCGTTTAATCCGGCAGCGGAAGTGCAGGGAACAGCAACGATGCGGGTAGAATAG